A stretch of the Streptomyces sp. NBC_01428 genome encodes the following:
- a CDS encoding cryptochrome/photolyase family protein yields the protein MKTVHWLFGDQLGPHFLAPGEGGPDRDASVLIIEARSVFRRRRFHRAKAHLVLSAMRHRAAELGDRARYIRADTYREGLREAVGGVGGRGTVTVHHPTSHAALRLVRSLDAVTVLPVRGFLVPHEDFGAWADGLGGRRLRQEDFYRWVRRGHDLLMDGDAPAGGRWNHDHDNREPPPRNAPTLDAPAPYRPREDAIDEEVRHDLDRWESSGEVRFVGRDGPRGFPASRREALAALRRFVEHRLTGFGAYEDAMLAADPVMSHSLLSSSLNLGLLDPAECVEAAEDAWRSGRAPINSVEGFVRQIAGWREYVWQLYWRFGDDYRDSNALRHHTPLPDWFLDLDADAVTASCLATTLAQVRDTGWTHHIPRLMLLGSYALQRGWDPRAVTDWFHRCFVDGYDWVMLPNVVGMSQYADGGRMTTKPYTSGGAYVHRMSDLCTGCAYRPTERVGERACPFTTGYWAFLHRHRQRLSGNNRMSQAVRGLDRLGDLDALLRQARDGGDAVP from the coding sequence ATGAAGACTGTCCATTGGCTCTTCGGCGACCAGTTGGGTCCCCACTTCCTCGCTCCCGGAGAGGGCGGCCCCGACCGCGACGCGTCGGTGCTGATCATCGAGGCGCGTTCGGTCTTCCGGCGTCGGCGTTTCCACCGCGCGAAAGCCCACCTGGTCCTGTCGGCGATGCGGCACCGGGCGGCCGAACTGGGCGACAGGGCCCGCTACATCCGCGCCGACACCTACCGCGAGGGGCTCCGCGAAGCGGTCGGCGGCGTCGGCGGCCGCGGCACGGTGACGGTGCACCATCCGACCTCGCACGCGGCCCTGCGGCTGGTGCGGTCGCTCGACGCCGTCACCGTCCTGCCGGTCCGCGGATTCCTGGTGCCCCATGAGGACTTCGGCGCCTGGGCGGACGGCCTCGGTGGCCGGCGACTGCGGCAGGAGGACTTCTACCGGTGGGTTCGGCGGGGACACGACCTGCTGATGGACGGCGACGCCCCGGCCGGCGGACGCTGGAACCACGACCACGACAACCGCGAACCTCCTCCCCGGAACGCCCCCACCCTCGACGCGCCGGCGCCCTACCGGCCGCGGGAGGACGCCATCGACGAGGAGGTCCGGCACGACCTGGACCGGTGGGAGAGCAGCGGGGAGGTGCGGTTCGTCGGACGGGACGGCCCCCGCGGGTTCCCCGCCTCGCGACGTGAGGCGCTGGCGGCGCTCAGGCGATTCGTGGAGCACCGCCTCACCGGCTTCGGCGCGTACGAGGACGCGATGCTGGCGGCGGATCCGGTGATGAGCCACAGCCTGCTGTCGTCGTCACTGAACCTCGGTCTGCTGGATCCGGCCGAGTGCGTCGAGGCCGCGGAGGACGCCTGGCGGTCCGGACGGGCGCCGATCAACAGCGTGGAGGGATTCGTCCGGCAGATCGCCGGCTGGCGCGAGTACGTCTGGCAGCTCTACTGGCGCTTCGGTGACGACTACCGGGACAGCAACGCGCTGCGGCACCACACGCCGCTCCCCGACTGGTTCCTCGATCTCGACGCCGACGCCGTGACCGCCAGCTGTCTGGCGACGACCCTCGCCCAGGTCCGCGACACCGGCTGGACCCACCACATCCCGCGGCTGATGCTGCTCGGCAGTTACGCCCTCCAGCGCGGCTGGGATCCGCGGGCGGTCACGGACTGGTTCCACCGCTGCTTCGTCGACGGCTACGACTGGGTCATGCTGCCCAACGTCGTCGGGATGTCCCAGTACGCCGACGGCGGGCGGATGACCACCAAGCCCTACACCTCCGGCGGCGCGTACGTGCACCGCATGAGCGACCTGTGCACGGGGTGCGCCTACCGTCCGACGGAACGCGTGGGGGAACGTGCCTGTCCGTTCACCACCGGCTACTGGGCCTTTCTGCACCGGCATCGGCAACGGCTGTCCGGCAACAACCGGATGAGCCAGGCGGTTCGCGGGCTCGACCGGCTCGGCGACCTGGACGCACTGCTGCGGCAGGCGCGGGACGGCGGCGATGCCGTGCCCTGA
- a CDS encoding NAD-dependent protein deacetylase: MRMRPTLSWTPTEDLPPGTTDLRPVTDALSSGGVLVLSGAGISTESGIPDYRGEHGSLSRHTPMTYQEFAGSDRARRRYWARSHLGWRTFGRAHPNDGHRAVAAFGRHGLLSGLITQNVDGLHQAAGSEGVVELHGGLDRVVCLSCQDVSERRELARRLEEANPGFEPPAAMINPDGDADLTDEQVGDFHVVPCTVCGGILKPDVVFFGESVPPPRVEGCRRLVREATSLLVLGSSLTVMSGLRFVRQAAQDGKPVLIINRDPTRGDPHALTRVALPLGTALTTVAARLEIALDGTAA; encoded by the coding sequence ATGCGCATGCGCCCCACACTGAGCTGGACCCCCACCGAGGACCTGCCGCCCGGCACCACGGATCTGCGGCCGGTGACCGACGCCCTGAGCAGCGGTGGGGTGCTGGTGCTCAGCGGGGCCGGCATCTCCACGGAGTCCGGCATCCCGGACTACCGGGGCGAGCACGGGAGCCTGAGCCGGCACACGCCGATGACCTACCAGGAATTCGCCGGGAGCGACCGGGCCCGGCGACGGTACTGGGCGCGCAGTCACCTCGGCTGGCGGACCTTCGGCCGGGCCCACCCCAACGACGGACACCGTGCCGTCGCCGCGTTCGGACGGCACGGACTGCTCTCAGGGCTGATCACCCAGAACGTCGACGGTCTCCACCAGGCCGCGGGCAGCGAGGGTGTCGTGGAACTCCACGGGGGCCTGGACAGAGTCGTGTGCCTCTCCTGCCAGGACGTGAGCGAGCGCCGTGAACTGGCCCGACGGCTGGAGGAGGCCAATCCCGGCTTCGAGCCGCCGGCCGCCATGATCAACCCGGACGGTGACGCCGACCTCACGGACGAGCAGGTCGGCGACTTCCACGTCGTGCCCTGCACGGTCTGCGGCGGGATCCTCAAACCCGACGTCGTGTTCTTCGGCGAGTCCGTGCCCCCGCCGCGCGTCGAAGGCTGCCGTCGGCTGGTCCGCGAGGCGACCTCCCTGCTGGTGCTGGGCTCCTCGCTGACGGTGATGTCCGGCCTGCGATTCGTCCGCCAGGCCGCCCAGGACGGGAAGCCGGTCCTGATCATCAACCGGGACCCGACCCGGGGCGATCCGCACGCCCTCACCCGCGTCGCGCTCCCCCTCGGAACAGCCCTGACCACGGTGGCCGCGCGGCTGGAGATCGCACTCGACGGGACAGCGGCCTGA
- a CDS encoding TetR/AcrR family transcriptional regulator C-terminal domain-containing protein, which translates to MGRPSKPLLDRERITTTALELVDAEGDFSVPKIARRLGVQTGSVYHHVDGRDGIVELLRERVAVAIDPAPLTADAQPWDRRMADWARSYRAAFAAHPKAIPLLTTSPVRAPRVLEQYDLAAGLLLEAGFSLPDVMPVIIGLENVVLGSALDMAAPEMMWELTDETATPHLAAALAAMGKGRADAAFELALTGFLSHARSLLLP; encoded by the coding sequence ATGGGACGGCCGAGCAAGCCGCTGCTGGACAGGGAGCGGATCACCACGACCGCGCTCGAACTCGTCGACGCGGAGGGCGACTTCAGCGTTCCGAAGATCGCCAGGCGGCTCGGCGTCCAGACGGGATCGGTGTATCACCACGTGGACGGCCGGGACGGCATCGTGGAGCTGCTGCGCGAGCGGGTGGCCGTCGCGATCGACCCGGCTCCGCTGACGGCCGACGCGCAGCCGTGGGACCGGCGGATGGCGGACTGGGCTCGTTCCTACCGCGCGGCCTTCGCCGCTCACCCCAAGGCGATTCCCCTGCTGACCACATCACCCGTCCGGGCGCCGCGCGTCCTGGAGCAGTACGACCTGGCGGCCGGTCTCCTGCTGGAAGCCGGCTTCTCTCTGCCGGACGTGATGCCCGTGATCATCGGTCTGGAGAACGTCGTGCTGGGGTCGGCCCTGGACATGGCCGCGCCGGAGATGATGTGGGAGCTGACCGACGAGACGGCGACACCGCACCTGGCCGCGGCCCTGGCGGCGATGGGCAAGGGCCGCGCCGACGCGGCCTTCGAACTGGCTCTGACCGGCTTTCTGAGCCACGCCCGCTCCCTGCTCCTGCCGTGA